The Silene latifolia isolate original U9 population chromosome X, ASM4854445v1, whole genome shotgun sequence genome contains the following window.
taccaattctcttgtccgttttaatctcccactcaatgcaaggtgtctttcaggtcgcacttgcacatgaacacatcgcgagtggttttctcgatcgggagtgtgactacctgaccggaaaaatctctcacagattacttccgagcgtggccacgcatttgtagtcattaactcctcgagtggccttgagatatagttacccaacgtgggtggacaattcttgtatgccctatctatcctattgcacaatacagctcaccatgacctagtaaatgcccttttggcctcctttcacggcacgacctaggacaaaaaccaaagtcactcgagaCCGCACTGCTcgagataatagtctccagtcaaaagaatcgactcattagaacatcttagagatccccgccacgaccaggcgtctataatagaacttagggactctctaaatggtcactgtccggcaaagtgtcacacactctgcctatgtaatcgaccagtcatcacatatgaccttatggtgttgaacaaccatcaatcgactcacaatctagtcactccgagacgtcacctcattaagtgactagggacaaaatacaatgttcatcttattcacttgaatagtgttcaacattgtctccacaacttattcagataaacaaggtattaaaatttagtcacactaaataaaaattcataaaagaattaatacgaaaacaatgaatgtgattatcatatatataataaaagatacactatccaattattacatatccataatctaaagaaaatctggtactcgtctcaatcccatagagacgacatgaccatcatgcttggcctttgataaaggcttggttaaaggatcgcaATGTTGTCATctcgtcccaaccttacaaatgtcaatttccttcctttccacataatctctaattacatggtatttcctttcaatgtgtctagatttgttactagacttaggctctttggcttgaaaaatagctccacttttatcacaatatagagtgataggatctttggcggaatggactactcctagcccctccatgaattgcctaatccaaacaaacTTCCTTCGCACCTCGACgcgcaaggtactcagcctctgttgtagaatccgcagtaacactttgcttgaagctcttccaaagaaacggctcctccatttagcataaacacgtagccggattgggatttcatgtcatcccgatcggtttggaaacttgcgtccgtgtaacctcttacacacaactcggtttctcctccaaacactaagaacgaatccttagttcttctcaagtacttaaggatgttctttacggctatccagtgactctcaccaggcttggcttgataccgacttgtcatgctcaaggcatacgcaacgtcgggacgagtgcaaatcatagcatacatgatagacccaacagcggaagcataagggacggtcttcatgtgttcaatttccttaggggtagagggagactgtgacttgctcaaagtaatcccttggcccataggtagaaatcctctcttggagtctttcatattgaaccggtcaagaactttgtcaatataagcttcttgactcaatgctagtatcctcttggacctatccctatagatccggatacctaagattcgttgtgcctctcccaagtccttcatttggaagtgtttccctagccactccttaacggaagcgagcgatggaatgtcattcccaatgagcaatatgtcatccacatataggacaaggaatacaaccttactcccactaaacttcatgtataaacacggttcttccacacttctagtgaaaccgtattgtttaatgacatgatcaaagcgatgattccaactcctagatgcttgcttaagaccataaatggacttcttgagcttacacaccttcttagggttagatgtatccacaaaaccttcgggttgtatcatgtacacctcttcttctagaatcccattcaagaaggcggttttgacatccatttgccaaatctcataatcatgaaatgcggcaaccgctaagattatcctaatggaccttagcatagcatttggagcgaaggtttcgtcatagtgtaaaccatgaacttgggtgaaaccttttgccaccaatctagctttataaacatccacatgtttatccacgccgagtttaattttgtatatccatttacactgaagaggtcgcactccctcaggtaaatccaccaagtcccatacttggttctcgtacatggaatccatttcggaccgcatggcttctagccaaagcgaggagtcgggactagacatggccgatttgtaggtagtgggttcattactctcaagaagtaacaaaacaccatcctcttcgatgttaccaaggtagcgatcaggtggattagaaatcctacttgactttctaggaataattaccgtttcggaggaagagggaatgctttccccacgttctcctctacctcattctcggtttgtggctctcgaacttcttcaagttcaaattttctcccactctgtctcctagaaataaattccttttctaggaagacaaagatcacgagccacaaacactttgttctcgtgtttattgtagaagtaatagccacgtgtttcccttggatatcctacaaaaagacatttgtcgacactgggtgcaagcttattgtcgacttgatcttaacgtacgcttcgcaaccccaaatacgcataaatgacaaatgagggactctccctgtccatatctcatatggagtcttatcggccgctttagtcgggcttcgatttagtgaaaatctGAGACAAGagtgcaaaaccccaaaatgaactaggaagctcagttagactcatcattgaccgaaccatatcaagtaaagttcggtttctcctttcggccacaccattaagttgcggtgtgccaggaggagtccattgtgatactataccacaatcttttaggtgtgaatcaaattcaatatttagatacttaccaccacgatcggaccgtagagtctttatctttttatccaattggttctctacttctttttgaaactctttgaacttgtcaaaggcttcacttttgttcttcattaagtagacatacccatatctacttaagtcatcagtaaaagtaatgaagtagtgaaaacctcctctagcggtgatggttaatggtccacacacatccgtgtgtatgagagccaaaacctcactagctcgtgtcccttttcccgcaaaaggtgcacgagtcatcttgcctaaaaggcaagactcgcatgtaccataagattcgaaaccaaatggtttgagcacttttgatgaagcaagtctcttaatgcgtctttcgtttatgtggcctaaacgacaatgccaaaggtaggattcgtttggatcaccctttttgagctttttagtttccatatgataaacgtcattaacatcatttaaaacataaatgcctccaattgaaatggccttgccataaaccacatcatttaaagaaaaagtacaacacttgtccttaatcataaaacaaaagccttccgcgtctaacgcggaaatggagatgatgttcttagttaaagttggtacaaaataacacttatttaaatacaactctaaaccactagctaaagtgagcacataggtccctacggcaacgacggctactctagctccattgcccatgcggagatccacatcaccttttgctagtgcttgcacgtcccttataccctgcaaatggttacaaaggtgagagccacatccggtatcaagtacccaagtggaagtacaagcataattaacgtctatcacatagagagaggaaatcataccaataggcgtcacacgcccttccttgagatcctccaagtatttgggacaactcctcctataatgccccttcccattacaatggaaacattcggcctcggagagcttgacactttttgccttgggattgccattctcaacgaccttcccctttcccttgtcaattttctttgacgatttcttgaattgggacttttcttttccctttcctttcttgactccaagagacatgttctttaacttcatggttaaaacatctcccttttcactcccactagcctccatatccctctccgcttgggagaggagtgcatgaatttcatggtaactcttatccatgtcattcatgttgtagtttaccctaaagtgggcaaacttggaggggagtgagtgaaggattcgatccaccacaagagttttaggaatcttacaccctagacgctctaggatgtcaacatattcgaccattttaaggacatggggaccaaccttttggcccctctcaagcttagcttcaaagaagcgtgccgccgcatcgtattgacggactttaggagtttgtgaaaacatagtgatcatacgagtgaatatctcgtaagcatttaaagaaatgcatgaaagcttgagttttggcgatattgaccatatcaacacattcttgatatcattcaacatcctcacatagtcatcataggcggtccgcaccgccgatgaagctcttgcaccgggctcgataggaggagcatcggtcaagtaagtgagcacattgtcggacaacgcggcacttttgatgttggattcccattcaagaaagttactaccgtcatcttttaaaatacatttgtccattacggaccttagccatgaatctttgcctagtgaagtagtcgatggagttgatgaagttgccattgcgaattaaaatgctacaacaaaaaggaaaaattaacattcattgttataaaaattacttgtaaaaacatgtttagcaagttttagcatttatataatgacctcccactaaattatataaatgattccaagacccaaatattaaacaaaaatgagcatcgcttgggcgaaacatcccataattgcgtaaattcggtaagtcacattgactaattctacctctagaactcttggtcgacaaatttcctcaaattcatctactagccccggaacacaagaccgtcttatatcccgttgagtccaaccaattttggcatgtgataaccgcttaccaccctacttacccaaggtaaaaagagaacacctcgcttgggcgagcgtggctctaatgaacaagagattcataggtgttactaattggtaaggctaatctcaattttagttatgtgagagatcttgtcaatttagtcataaattccttataagtgaattaattcggtgaatataaatgacgtgaattgacaatcgcgaaaaagaatatgcatgtgaatggcgattttggcatgcgcgaaaataaaacaagcaaacatgtaagcatatgaataaatcctagtatggcctcctagttaataaaaactagtctattacatttcggaaaccaactccttggtcccttgcctcttcattccataagtggctcttccttgtgggatttggaacaccttccaaaaatagactccgtctcgttgtaatccatcttttggaaacgccggtaaaataactattactaatgaattacatagctattcctattatacattaattaataaaatgaataaaactattaattaattacaaaccgacgatacgagatcgtatttaattacaaacaaatcgatattcccattcatttcgggtaataacgattaaaaataaactaggccatactaggtacaaaagataaatactttaaataaatgacaatcattcattcaacttaaataaatatgcttaaaatgctgtaaatatgatgccaaaatcgccctacctatcattcattggtatccatctcggtttttttttttgtggatttaatcgatttttaacatgtaaaaatcaataattaactcttaaatctcatttaagtccaaactaattgtccaaactgttttgaacctcaaaattagtcctcactaattttatgataaataattagtttgatttggtgatattttgctaatttaatcggtaaaatcataatatttaagtaaaaatccaaaataattgaaaaattacccaaacaattgaaacaaaaatttttagtattctggaacactcccaagaacaccaaaaagtcataaaaattgcccaaaaattccggataaattttgtgaagaaaaagatcgatatttatcggtttttaaccactaaaaccaataaacatcaaaacaaagtgaaaacacacatgcaaaatcacttttgacatttaaataatatttttaaatgtacataaatttatcatgggcataATCCAAaaattcgaaattatgattaattaatttgacttttatcgactttttactcaaaaaatcaataaacatgcaaaaattcgaaccaaccttcaattttttgcatacaatcagtagaaaacatgcatgaactaccataaaaaagccatgtaccgaatcaacatttaactaattttagtcaatttttcactaaaatgcgacattttgactcggttttctaccaaaaatcattaaaattagcaaaattacttcacaaatcaccaaaaaattccacaaacctattgagatcagtaggtatgcatgtcccaaaaattttgtgctaaaacctcttctaacacaatttttgagtttttactaattatctcataattcattaaaatgcttaaaatcaacatgcaaattacaagccttagctctgataccacttgaaagataaTAGATccttattagactctctaataaaataaatttatctcataaattgttgttaatgtgatctatgtaacatgcatgctaatatgaaagcataaaaacaaagtataaggaaaaacaatttccttacattgaatatgaggtaaaatgggcacaaattagttctccttactaatttgttcttgagctaaaatgatatggatgatcctccttgaaaaaccttcaaatagaaagtctcctccaagtagcacccaagaactacccaacaatattaataagtatgaactagtaacttattaatatgtgcccttgataataatactagtaatattactaactattcttaGTAATAATTGTATACTAGAGAAATGTTGTAGAGAGATGGAAGaggttttgttcacatgcaaaataatGAATTGTGTAAGAGAGGTAGAGTGAACAAATGAccaaatatatggagtgtagaattgggaaaggaagtggcgggtgggttGGTGCTCtagtggacaatttttgttttatatttttatcttacatcacatgcaaaatgtagtataagacatatattatggtagtgtacaaaataaggtaaaatgattatgtgagtaatcatccattacacttattttacacggtccacatgaccatatacggctccatgttggtttttatatttgtcgcacaaatccgtgtaattttcattttaaacatcgtatcatgtttaaatgcttccataataaattcgtccaattcactccgtaaatatacgtgtaccactacacatattatttacgtactaatattaatcacattaatcaattagtacaattttagtaaattaacagttaattaactaaaacccgtttcccaaaacttattatttaattatcgcataattaaataataactgccgctcctcgagttcgcaactcgaaatctctctaataataatcgactaacctcttagtcgataaatcaagggactaaatgaattgtatatcatacaattaattagttatcaattggggttcgttcctttaggtgtgaccgaaaggggtcagttgatcaccgccgtctcacgacaataacgtcaaactctagtcagccaaccgttatcgatttacgttaatcaactgacgaggatcaaataattaaatatctgatgatattctattaatgagatttattatgttaacgcactattgtggaggacactaactccaacactaacaactgtccctatctctcgatctaatgggtcagtcatatattaagcattcaactagtcgtgtgcactcgattcgtcaaatacaacatttaaatcaattaaaacgaaggtaaacctcacgtggtcagtcgattgaccgggtatggcagtcgatcgactgacacgcgatttcagtccatattattctacgccgcctacactataattcccctacatcctagcacgaactatttagctactcatactaaggatgataacaacaataaaactaatgaaGTAGACAgaggaattcatgcttgaaataatagaacaaacaattaacataaacgatgaatcggttttgggaaactaactagcagtTCTAAactatcaacgcaataaagatgaactggaaTAAGAGTaagtgaataccgaaattgcagaaggattgtaacggaatgattgaaagcacaacgcaaatccaatgcgaaatagtttcccaaaccctaattatttgataaaactaaactgaatgtaaagCGAGGTAAAAACTAGATAAAACTTGATGATTGTATatgtaaactaggttacgttatataggaaatatacgtaactattattccaaaacctaatgtatcatgggcttgctattcctcgatcttttaattctcgtctgagtagcggtgtggtcgatcgactaagcatggcggtcgatcgactgagtagcagtgtacagtagcttctggatcccgcaagttggtcgatcgactaagggtactggtcgatcgactgctttagctgatacttgacttctataatctcgtggatttgtcttttgggccttgaattgagcaccaagctcgttccttaagtgaatacttcacgtcaaatgcaatgcaagatactcggggacggatttagctcaatttccgttgaattcttcacatttctgcaataatgtacaaaaacacgaaagtagacggaaatggagAGAATAGTAGCTTagactacacaaatgagctctgaaatgcgtggaaaataggatgtaaaacatcatataaatgacacgcatcaaacttccccaaaccaaacccttgcttgtccccaagcaagaacaagactcgatctaatgacctaatggaacgagttcaatctcagagcgaattacaaactgaatagcctaaaccattttaatgcagtaactaacaatcaattagcaatgtaaatcatgcaaacgagttataaagtcgttaaaaactgctgaaccgtcaaccatagagacttatcaaaacgggctctcacgggtcgctcatatcacacatatgcacaggtgaatatataaaaggatagaaagaattcattttgtagagactctcacctaactacgacctataagaacatgcctgcaataaaatatgaaagtgatctctacaaccgtacatatgcattccaaccaacaaatgaccatgacacatgccgaggtaaatatgggatatgtgcggtatgggtaagaagagggcaaaacatttatggaaaagtggaggtacaggtgatcaagctagtaccaaaacggaaccatatggcaacatcaaacttcttgctcaaacttcaataaaaccggtgctaatgattagcacaaatctcgcaatctccataaaactaaatcaatcaactccccataagatataaatgcaacatgggagcaaaaatcgccaattaagtaaggattttg
Protein-coding sequences here:
- the LOC141621187 gene encoding uncharacterized protein LOC141621187, with product MATSSTPSTTSLGKDSWLRSVMDKCILKDDGSNFLEWESNIKSAALSDNVLTYLTDAPPIEPGARASSAVRTAYDDYVRMLNDIKNVLIWSISPKLKLSCISLNAYEIFTRMITMFSQTPKVRQYDAAARFFEAKLERGQKVGPHVLKMVEYVDILERLGCKIPKTLVVDRILHSLPSKFAHFRVNYNMNDMDKSYHEIHALLSQAERDMEASGSEKGDVLTMKLKNMSLGVKKGKGKEKSQFKKSSKKIDKGKGKVVENGNPKAKSVKLSEAECFHCNGKGHYRRSCPKYLEDLKEGRVTPIGYKGRASTSKR